One window of the Cryptosporangium aurantiacum genome contains the following:
- a CDS encoding sigma-70 family RNA polymerase sigma factor, whose amino-acid sequence MGDDFTPHREHLLRVAYRMLGSLADAEDAVQETWLRWQRADRSDIVDPRAWLTRVVGRICLDVLRSARVTREAYVGPWLPEPLVERLPADASALSAGADPADVAVLDDSVRIALLHLLERLTPEQRVAFVLHDVFGIPFDGIASTLGTKVETARQLASRARRLLHDSAPSPLAPLPEQRATVEAFLEACQGGDLTRLTALLAPDVEFHSDGGGRVRAALHPIVGAEKVVRFLLGILQKGGARVVPEPALVNGQYGIVFRFRPGDPNEGEVMGVGVPDVTPEGLITRFSYVANPEKLHSVPAVDGRSEVS is encoded by the coding sequence ATGGGCGACGACTTCACACCGCACCGCGAGCACCTGCTGCGGGTCGCCTATCGCATGCTCGGCAGCCTCGCCGACGCCGAGGACGCCGTCCAGGAGACGTGGCTGCGCTGGCAGCGCGCCGACCGCTCCGACATCGTCGATCCGCGGGCGTGGCTGACCCGGGTCGTCGGACGGATCTGCCTCGACGTCCTGCGGTCGGCGCGCGTCACCCGCGAGGCGTACGTCGGCCCGTGGCTGCCCGAGCCGCTCGTCGAGCGGCTCCCCGCGGACGCGTCCGCCCTGTCCGCGGGCGCGGATCCCGCCGACGTCGCGGTGCTGGACGACTCGGTCCGCATCGCGCTGCTGCACCTGCTGGAGCGGCTGACGCCGGAGCAGCGGGTCGCGTTCGTCCTGCACGACGTGTTCGGCATCCCGTTCGACGGCATCGCGTCCACGCTCGGGACGAAGGTCGAGACGGCACGGCAGCTGGCGTCCCGGGCGCGGCGGCTGCTGCACGACAGCGCACCGTCGCCGCTGGCGCCGCTCCCCGAGCAACGCGCGACCGTCGAGGCGTTCCTCGAGGCCTGCCAGGGCGGCGACCTGACCCGGCTGACCGCGCTACTGGCCCCGGACGTCGAGTTCCACTCGGACGGTGGCGGTCGAGTGCGGGCCGCGCTGCATCCGATCGTCGGCGCCGAGAAGGTGGTCCGTTTCCTCCTCGGCATCCTCCAGAAGGGCGGCGCTCGGGTCGTTCCGGAACCCGCCCTGGTCAACGGGCAGTACGGGATCGTCTTCCGGTTCCGGCCAGGCGACCCGAACGAGGGCGAGGTCATGGGCGTAGGGGTGCCCGACGTGACCCCCGAGGGCCTCATCACCCGCTTCTCGTACGTCGCCAACCCAGAGAAACTACATTCCGTTCCCGCTGTGGACGGGCGCAGCGAGGTGTCGTAG